CAGAGGGGCTCAGTACAGATATTCCCGCACGGTGAGTTCCTTCAGGGTGAGGCCCCAGGGGGTGGGCTTCCGGAGCTGGCTCTCCTGCAGCCTTTTCTGCAGCGAAATGAAGTCTCTGCCCAGCGTGTAGGCCAGGCGGATCATGGCGTCCAGCAGGGGGGCGTAGTAGCGATGGCCCTCCCGGGCTTGCAGGCACTGGAGGGCCCTCTCACCCACCGCAAAGGCTTCAGCGGGGCGTTCAAGGTCACGGTGGCACACCAGCATGGCACAGAGGGCGGGGACCACCATTACGGGGCAGTGGGCCGTCAGCTTCTCCTGCAGGGGCACCACGCGCACCAGGATGTCCAGGGCCCTGGTGTACTGGCCGCCTCGCAGGCAGCCAAAGGCCTCCCGGAGCTCCGGCCGGGTTAGGAAATCGATGAACTCGCGGGACCTCCGCACACAGCGGATGGCGTAGAGCAGGCTCAGGTACTCCTTGAAGGCCAACTTGCGCTCGGAGATCATCTCCTCCGTGAAGTTGCCCATCAGATGCTTCTTGGGGAAGACGACATCCTCGATCTCTTCCCTGAACGTCTTGAGGAGGTTTTTCTGGAGCGTCTCAAAGTCTGAATAGCGCCGCTCCAGCACGGCTTTGTTGCTGTCAAAACTCCCTGTCTGGATGACGACGATTTGGTACATCTACGGCGCAAAGAGAGAGAGCGTTTGACTACCTCCGAACAGGAGGTTTTAACTGACAGAGTGAGCCCcggcaaataaaaaataatgatgatcaCAATTTCAAGCATACCCTGAAAATGGGTGATCGTTCTACGCAATTCTGTTTTGAATTGCCATCAGCATCTGCTGAGCTATAAAAGCGAATCATGACAAGAGTCAACCCGAGAATCACAAACACGGCAGCATGGAGGCGTCTCGTGGGACAAAGAGCACaggaaacgggggggggggacagggagcCTGGGGGTGCTCCCCACCCATATCGTCAAAACCCGGCCCCAGGTTCCTAAACTGGGGAGCCTGGATTAGATCCACTTGAGAGGTGGTTTTAGGCGGTATGCTGGCGGTGATGTTATATGGTAAGAAAATTACTGCTTCTCAAGTCTCGTTCAGCTGGAGCATACTGATTAAGGGCACAGGCTGCCTGGGTTGCAAACCCAGCTCCACTGCGCTctagctgtgtggtcttaggTAGGTACTTGACCCtctctctccaagcctcagttttcccatgcATGAAACGAGGATAGTGGTAGCT
The sequence above is a segment of the Leopardus geoffroyi isolate Oge1 chromosome E2, O.geoffroyi_Oge1_pat1.0, whole genome shotgun sequence genome. Coding sequences within it:
- the SNX20 gene encoding sorting nexin-20 isoform X3 — its product is MTTGELQEYWRKEKRGWRRVKLLFEVASARIEERKVSKFVMYQIVVIQTGSFDSNKAVLERRYSDFETLQKNLLKTFREEIEDVVFPKKHLMGNFTEEMISERKLAFKEYLSLLYAIRCVRRSREFIDFLTRPELREAFGCLRGGQYTRALDILVRVVPLQEKLTAHCPVMVVPALCAMLVCHRDLERPAEAFAVGERALQCLQAREGHRYYAPLLDAMIRLAYTLGRDFISLQKRLQESQLRKPTPWGLTLKELTVREYLY
- the SNX20 gene encoding sorting nexin-20 isoform X2; translation: MASPEHPGSPGWMGPITQCATGTEQEAAATGPGLSCPGPDEHLDTPGGPSPNSSMTTGELQEYWRKEKRGWRRVKLLFEVASARIEERKVSKFVMYQIVVIQTGSFDSNKAVLERRYSDFETLQKNLLKTFREEIEDVVFPKKHLMGNFTEEMISERKLAFKEYLSLLYAIRCVRRSREFIDFLTRPELREAFGCLRGGQYTRALDILVRVVPLQEKLTAHCPVMVVPALCAMLVCHRDLERPAEAFAVGERALQCLQAREGHRYYAPLLDAMIRLAYTLGRDFISLQKRLQESQLRKPTPWGLTLKELTVREYLY
- the SNX20 gene encoding sorting nexin-20 isoform X1, which gives rise to MASPEHPGSPGWMGPITQCATGTEQEAAATGPGLSCPGPDEHLGKDSHRSQDPQKGSPPKGGRRHTVRFADTPGGPSPNSSMTTGELQEYWRKEKRGWRRVKLLFEVASARIEERKVSKFVMYQIVVIQTGSFDSNKAVLERRYSDFETLQKNLLKTFREEIEDVVFPKKHLMGNFTEEMISERKLAFKEYLSLLYAIRCVRRSREFIDFLTRPELREAFGCLRGGQYTRALDILVRVVPLQEKLTAHCPVMVVPALCAMLVCHRDLERPAEAFAVGERALQCLQAREGHRYYAPLLDAMIRLAYTLGRDFISLQKRLQESQLRKPTPWGLTLKELTVREYLY